In Candida albicans SC5314 chromosome 4, complete sequence, the genomic window TTGTAGAAGCTTCTTGGCAATTAAACTTAAAGTTAAAAGCATTATAATGGAATAAAATTATAGTAGCGCGCCTGAATCAATGATTAGTCAGCCTGAAAAGtttaattataatatttttatttaaagaTGCTGGAAGTTCctggaaaaagaaaaatgaaaattccATGATTTTACAAATGTTTGTATTTGCAGGTATTGACTATAGTTGATATTCAGTTTGTTTGAACATTTTCAGTTAGAATTTTTACTTGGTGGTAATCATGACTTTCAAACAAGATGCTAGAGCCGCGTTCAGAGGCTTATCTATTACAGATAAATTGTTAccattattaattgttcTTGCAATAGTTATTGGTGTGATAATATCGGTATATGTACCTGGGAGCAGTGAAGCATTTAATGGTACTAAGGTCGTTGGTGTGTCTGTACCCTTAGCAATAGGGTTAATAATTATGATGATTCCTCCATTATGTAAAGTGGAATGGGAGCATTTCCATaagtttttcaacaaaagtACCTATCTCAGACCTATTTTGATTTCGCTTGTTTTGAACTGGATTATATGTCCCTTCATTATGCTTGGATTGGCTTGGATGGTTTTATTCAACTATGACGAGTATAGAACTGGTATAATTATGATTGGAATTGCGAGATGTATTGCCATGGTATTGTTGTGGAATGACATTGCCTTGGGTGATAACACGCTTTGTGctgttattgtttttattaaCAGTTTGTTGCAGGTTGTTTTGTATGCCCcttatcaattgtttttctgTTATGTGATATCGGGTGATCCTATTCCAATTGACTCTGGTGTTTCATATTCGATAGTTGCAAAGAGTGTCGCTTTCTTCTTAGGTGTACCACTTGGTCTTGGTGTGGTTGTCAGATTTGCATTATTATACTTTAAGGTTTACGATAAGTTGATTAGATTTATCAGTCCTTGGGCTTTAATTGGATTGTTGTACactattattgttattttcattgataAAGGTAAAGAGTTTATTGAAGAAGTTGGAACTGCCTTCCTTTGTTTTATTCCTTTGACTTTATACTTTTTAATTGCTTGGTTTACGAcgttttttgttttaagGTGGTCATCAAAGGCACCAAAATTGGAGGATGAAGATACTAGATTATTATGTGGAtgtgaagaaaaaatcgAAAAGTATCCAACCAAATGGCGGAGAGGGTGTAGTGCCAATTATTCTGAAATCACAACCCAAAGTTTTACTGCTGCTTCTAATAACTTTGAGTTATCACTTGCTGTTGcgatttcaatttatggCTCAGGCAGTAAACAAGCTATTGCTGCAACTTTTGGACCTTTGTTAGAAGTGCCAATATTGTTAATTCTAACATTTGTTGCTAGATATTTCAGAACTAAGTTTATTTGGTCTGATGTCGAAGAgcaagaaaatgaaatctGTCGTTAGCCGTATCTTATGTAGCCaactttaataaattacttGAATTATTTTGTGTTTTGAAGTATTGTCTTACATGTATGTTTCCAACCAATGATTATAACGGTATGTTCCAATCTTTTAAGGTTTTGCTCTTCTTGATTACTAATTTATTCACCCATTTGCTTTCTTCATTGCAAGTAGGAATATCTGGTGGGGAAAATAATATTCACTGATTTCACGTaaactttttcttgaaataCTTGCAAATATGACTCTGTCAAATACGAGATACATGCATTAGTAATCAAgaaagtttatttttttttaaaaaaagtatGCTACCCCAGTTTCATTTGCCCAAAAAGAAACGGGTATATAAAGGTGGTAATAGATCCCATACTTTGGTGATTTGTTTACTCTGCAAAGACAACCTCAACAAAAGTATGAAATTATACACTGCTCCAACTGGAAATGGTCGTAAAccattgatttttttacaTATCTTAGATGTTCCAAATGAAATCCACATGTTTGATTGGCCCACTAAGGAAATCAAGGAGAATTGGTATCTTGAATTAAACCCTCATGGCCTTGTTCCAACTTTAGTTGATGGTGATGTAACATTATGTGAAAGTAATGCTATTTTGCAATATCTTGCTGATAATTATGATACCGAGAACAAGTTTAGTTACCCAAGCACTGATCCATTGTATTGGCAACAATTGAGATGGTTATTCTACCAGTCAACCCAATTCAGCGATGCCTTGTCTAGATTATTCTTTTACAAAAAGTTTCGCAGTGACGATCAATGGTTAGTCGACAAAGGGTTTGAACAAATTCGCAAAGTTTATCAGGTTTTGGATTCACATTTGGCGCAAAGAAAATGGTTTGTTGGTGATAAATTCACAATAGCTGACTTGGCTTTTGCCGTTGGGCATTTCCGTCgtattgaaaaaacaacagGGACCAAATTTgagattgaaaattttgaagaaaagtACCCTCATGTGACTCAATGGTATAATGATGTTTTGTCCATTGAAGGCATCAAAGAAggatttgaattgaaataagAACTGTTCAagtgtttttctttttggtgtttttttgttgcaAATTGAGAGGAAAATTTGTACACCAAGATAGTTTTTCGTAGATCGTATACTATTCACAGTATCTCAAatacaaattattaatacaCACAAATGGTATTTCTTTTACGTAACAGTGTAGAGATACTTATCTCATGCAAGATATAAGATTGGACCATTCcgtctttctttttatttggtaCACAAAAGTTGCAAATGAACACACAGGGCCAAGCAAATTCATGCAAgatattgtttttcttttttttgagtGTATCGATCCCATTTATTCCCTTAGTATTCACTTATTCCCGCGAAAATGGACACATATTTTAATACACAATTTTTCTATGagattgcaaaaaaaatttcaaacccCGCATGATTATAAATGGGCCCTGttgcaaaatttttaaagagAACTAATCAATTCACAttttaacaataattgCAAATAAGTCAATTAAACAAGATGCTGGTTGAAACTTATTCTTGGTCAAATATTAGTTTGACATTACAAAATGGCAAGACAATTCTTGATGATATTTATGGCTCTGTTAGTGCTGGAGAAATGTTAGCTATTATGGGTCCATCTGGCTGTGGGAAGTCAACTTTGCTTAATGTGTTGGCATATAGAACTAGTCCACGTTCCTCGACCCTTGAAGGTGGtatatttatcaacaatgaACGTGCAACtttaaacaaaatcaagCAACTTTCGAGCTATGTTGAACAAGAAGATTCTTTGATCGGCTCTTTAACCGTCCTGGAAACAGTCGATTACAGTGCACAGTTTGCTGGTATTGATAAAGCACACAAAAAAGAACTTGTTAGCAAAACAATCAAGTCACTTGGATTAGAGGGTCAGGCTATGCTGAAAATTGGTACTCCGATT contains:
- the GST1 gene encoding Gst1p (Putative glutathione S-transferase; upregulated in the presence of human neutrophils; expression is regulated upon white-opaque switching; increased transcription is observed upon benomyl treatment), whose amino-acid sequence is MLPQFHLPKKKRVYKGGNRSHTLVICLLCKDNLNKSMKLYTAPTGNGRKPLIFLHILDVPNEIHMFDWPTKEIKENWYLELNPHGLVPTLVDGDVTLCESNAILQYLADNYDTENKFSYPSTDPLYWQQLRWLFYQSTQFSDALSRLFFYKKFRSDDQWLVDKGFEQIRKVYQVLDSHLAQRKWFVGDKFTIADLAFAVGHFRRIEKTTGTKFEIENFEEKYPHVTQWYNDVLSIEGIKEGFELK
- the ARR3 gene encoding Arr3p (Ortholog of S. cerevisiae Arr3; arsenite transporter of the plasma membrane required for resistance to arsenic compounds; benomyl-induced; Gcn4-regulated; Hap43-repressed; mutant is viable; Spider biofilm induced): MTFKQDARAAFRGLSITDKLLPLLIVLAIVIGVIISVYVPGSSEAFNGTKVVGVSVPLAIGLIIMMIPPLCKVEWEHFHKFFNKSTYLRPILISLVLNWIICPFIMLGLAWMVLFNYDEYRTGIIMIGIARCIAMVLLWNDIALGDNTLCAVIVFINSLLQVVLYAPYQLFFCYVISGDPIPIDSGVSYSIVAKSVAFFLGVPLGLGVVVRFALLYFKVYDKLIRFISPWALIGLLYTIIVIFIDKGKEFIEEVGTAFLCFIPLTLYFLIAWFTTFFVLRWSSKAPKLEDEDTRLLCGCEEKIEKYPTKWRRGCSANYSEITTQSFTAASNNFELSLAVAISIYGSGSKQAIAATFGPLLEVPILLILTFVARYFRTKFIWSDVEEQENEICR